From the Euphorbia lathyris chromosome 6, ddEupLath1.1, whole genome shotgun sequence genome, one window contains:
- the LOC136232403 gene encoding tubulin beta chain, with protein MREILHIQGGQCGNQIGAKFWEVVCAEHGIDSTGRYTGDTELQLERINVYYNEASGGRFVPRAVLMDLEPGTMDSIRSGTYGQIFRPDNFVFGQSGAGNNWAKGHYTEGAELIDSVLDVVRKEAENCDCLQGFQVCHSLGGGTGSGMGTLLISKIREEYPDRMMLTFSVFPSPKVSDTVVEPYNATLSVHQLVENADECMVLDNEALYDICFRTLKLTTPSFGDLNHLISATMSGVTCCLRFPGQLNSDLRKLAVNLIPFPRLHFFMVGFAPLTSRGSQQYRALTVPELTQQMWDAKNMMCAADPRHGRYLTASAMFRGKMSTKEVDEQMLNVQNKNSSYFVEWIPNNVKSTVCDIPPTGLKMASTFIGNSTSIQEMFRRVSEQFTAMFRRKAFLHWYTGEGMDEMEFTEAESNMNDLVSEYQQYQDATADEEGYEDEEAEYQEEEY; from the exons ATGCGTGAGATTCTTCACATCCAGGGTGGCCAGTGCGGCAACCAGATCGGAGCTAAGTTCTGGGAAGTCGTCTGCGCCGAGCACGGCATTGACTCTACGGGTCGCTACACAGGCGATACAGAGCTTCAGCTTGAGAGAATCAATGTCTACTACAATGAAGCCAGTGGTGGCCGCTTTGTTCCCCGTGCTGTGCTTATGGATCTGGAGCCTGGTACCATGGATAGTATCAGATCTGGTACTTATGGCCAGATCTTCCGCCCTGATAACTTCGTCTTTGGCCAGTCTGGTGCTGGTAACAACTGGGCTAAGGGACATTACACTGAGGGGGCTGAGCTTATCGATTCCGTTCTCGATGTTGTTCGCAAGGAGGCTGAGAATTGTGACTGCTTGCAAG GGTTTCAGGTCTGCCATTCTCTTGGTGGAGGTACTGGATCTGGAATGGGAACACTGTTGATCTCCAAGATTAGGGAAGAATATCCCGATAGGATGATGTTGACCTTCTCTGTTTTCCCTTCCCCTAAAGTGTCTGATACAGTTGTGGAGCCTTACAACGCCACTTTGTCCGTCCATCAGCTTGTGGAGAACGCTGATGAGTGTATGGTTCTTGATAATGAAGCTTTGTACGACATTTGCTTCCGTACTCTTAAGCTCACCACTCCTAGCT TTGGTGATTTGAATCACTTGATATCTGCAACAATGTCTGGAGTTACATGCTGTTTGAGGTTCCCTGGGCAGTTGAATTCCGATCTGAGAAAACTGGCAGTGAATCTAATTCCATTCCCTCGGCTTCACTTCTTCATGGTTGGATTTGCGCCTCTTACCTCTCGTGGATCGCAGCAGTACCGAGCTCTAACAGTTCCGGAGCTCACACAGCAAATGTGGGATGCGAAGAACATGATGTGTGCTGCTGATCCAAGGCACGGGCGTTATTTGACAGCATCAGCCATGTTCAGAGGGAAGATGAGCACAAAAGAGGTTGATGAACAGATGCTGAATGTGCAGAACAAGAATTCATCCTACTTCGTTGAGTGGATTCCGAATAATGTGAAATCAACAGTTTGTGATATTCCGCCAACTGGTCTTAAGATGGCGTCCACATTCATTGGGAATTCAACATCGATACAGGAGATGTTTAGGCGTGTGAGCGAGCAATTTACTGCTATGTTCCGAAGAAAGGCTTTCTTGCATTGGTACACTGGTGAGGGTATGGATGAAATGGAATTCACTGAAGCTGAAAGTAACATGAATGATTTGGTGTCTGAGTACCAGCAGTATCAGGATGCAACTGCTGATGAGGAAGGGTATGAAGATGAGGAGGCAGAGTATCAGGAAGAAGAATATTAA